The following coding sequences are from one Capsicum annuum cultivar UCD-10X-F1 chromosome 3, UCD10Xv1.1, whole genome shotgun sequence window:
- the LOC107866009 gene encoding B3 domain-containing protein Os11g0197600 isoform X2, which translates to MEACHDEKRVLCFFKVLIEALCFQVLYIPSTFARSVSHLTDQETYLEDSKGRRWRARVCKHDGRLAIKQGWPEFSSEHGLKLGNFVVFRYVPSSQPFIVQIFGTSGCEKIRFCSDKGEKVARAYLEATPPLLQTTSGKAESEKATDIDAGTGKGKAAICVDESFGMIDRDAQNDQEDGRLCLDLTSFELPASKPLAQGTSSCDNGKGKRRASTSPEEIRTSPLGPKDKKFKEASQFDSGEECANNIEEVINSEPSDSGGAPSSNADIVSCLVKVDGRDFLELPESWPKHFLERSKKGRMIIFLRGPDKRKWTAFYHSKSCFDVLTYGWKQFTEIYGLNPGDDCVFQLVNRPGCIVDVYKI; encoded by the exons TATATTCCCTCAACGTTTGCTCGATCAGTTTCCCACCTGACTGATCAGGAGACTTATCTGGAGGACTCAAAGGGAAGGCGATGGAGAGCAAGAGTGTGTAAGCATGATGGTAGACTTGCTATCAAACAGGGATGGCCTGAATTTTCATCAGAACATGGTCTGAAATTGGGCAACTTTGTGGTTTTCCGCTATGTTCCGTCTAGTCAGCCCTTCATTGTTCAAATATTTGGAACAAGCGGTTGTGAAAAGATCAGATTCTGCAGTGACAAAGGAGAAAAAGTAGCAAGGGCTTATTTGGAAGCAACACCCCCCCTGCTTCAAACAACATCTGGTAAAGCAGAGTCTGAAAAGGCCACAGACATTGATGCTGGCACTGGGAAGGGAAAAGCAGCTATATGTGTGGATGAATCATTTGGTATGATTGATAGAGATGCTCAAAATGATCAAGAAGACGGAAGGCTATGTTTGGAtttgacaagttttgagttgccAGCAAGCAAACCTCTTGCACAAGGAACTAGCAGTTGCGACAATGGGAAAGGAAAAAGAAGAGCAAGTACTTCTCCGGAAGAAATTAGGACTTCACCGCTGGGTCCAAAagataagaaattcaaagaaGCATCTCAGTTTG ATTCAGGAGAAGAGTGTGCGAATAATATTGAAGAAGTCATCAATAGTGAGCCTTCTGATTCAGGAGGCGCACCATCTTCCAATGCAGACATAGTTTCATGTTTGGTGAAGGTTGATGGTCGAGATTTTCTG GAATTACCAGAATCCTGGCCGAAACATTTTCTGGAAAGGTCAAAGAAAGGAAGGATGATTATTTTTCTCCGAGGACCAGATAAAAGAAAGTGGACTGCCTTTTATCACAGCAAATCATGTTTTGACGTTTTGACCTATGGATGGAAACAATTTACTGAAATTTATGGCCTGAATCCAGGAGATGACTGTGTTTTTCAACTTGTTAATCGGCCGGGATGTATAGTTGATGTATACAAGATCTGA
- the LOC107866009 gene encoding B3 domain-containing protein Os01g0723500 isoform X1 — protein sequence MEACHDEKRVLCFFKVLIEALCFQVLKSIGLSYPLKLVALNPIAISQRRGSKYHFYYIPSTFARSVSHLTDQETYLEDSKGRRWRARVCKHDGRLAIKQGWPEFSSEHGLKLGNFVVFRYVPSSQPFIVQIFGTSGCEKIRFCSDKGEKVARAYLEATPPLLQTTSGKAESEKATDIDAGTGKGKAAICVDESFGMIDRDAQNDQEDGRLCLDLTSFELPASKPLAQGTSSCDNGKGKRRASTSPEEIRTSPLGPKDKKFKEASQFDSGEECANNIEEVINSEPSDSGGAPSSNADIVSCLVKVDGRDFLELPESWPKHFLERSKKGRMIIFLRGPDKRKWTAFYHSKSCFDVLTYGWKQFTEIYGLNPGDDCVFQLVNRPGCIVDVYKI from the exons AAATCTATAGGCTTGTCATATCCACTAAAACTAGTTGCGTTAAATCCCATAGCAATCTCGCAGAGGAGAGGGAGCAAATATCATTTTTAC TATATTCCCTCAACGTTTGCTCGATCAGTTTCCCACCTGACTGATCAGGAGACTTATCTGGAGGACTCAAAGGGAAGGCGATGGAGAGCAAGAGTGTGTAAGCATGATGGTAGACTTGCTATCAAACAGGGATGGCCTGAATTTTCATCAGAACATGGTCTGAAATTGGGCAACTTTGTGGTTTTCCGCTATGTTCCGTCTAGTCAGCCCTTCATTGTTCAAATATTTGGAACAAGCGGTTGTGAAAAGATCAGATTCTGCAGTGACAAAGGAGAAAAAGTAGCAAGGGCTTATTTGGAAGCAACACCCCCCCTGCTTCAAACAACATCTGGTAAAGCAGAGTCTGAAAAGGCCACAGACATTGATGCTGGCACTGGGAAGGGAAAAGCAGCTATATGTGTGGATGAATCATTTGGTATGATTGATAGAGATGCTCAAAATGATCAAGAAGACGGAAGGCTATGTTTGGAtttgacaagttttgagttgccAGCAAGCAAACCTCTTGCACAAGGAACTAGCAGTTGCGACAATGGGAAAGGAAAAAGAAGAGCAAGTACTTCTCCGGAAGAAATTAGGACTTCACCGCTGGGTCCAAAagataagaaattcaaagaaGCATCTCAGTTTG ATTCAGGAGAAGAGTGTGCGAATAATATTGAAGAAGTCATCAATAGTGAGCCTTCTGATTCAGGAGGCGCACCATCTTCCAATGCAGACATAGTTTCATGTTTGGTGAAGGTTGATGGTCGAGATTTTCTG GAATTACCAGAATCCTGGCCGAAACATTTTCTGGAAAGGTCAAAGAAAGGAAGGATGATTATTTTTCTCCGAGGACCAGATAAAAGAAAGTGGACTGCCTTTTATCACAGCAAATCATGTTTTGACGTTTTGACCTATGGATGGAAACAATTTACTGAAATTTATGGCCTGAATCCAGGAGATGACTGTGTTTTTCAACTTGTTAATCGGCCGGGATGTATAGTTGATGTATACAAGATCTGA